Proteins encoded by one window of Brevibacterium atlanticum:
- a CDS encoding ATP-binding cassette domain-containing protein yields MHTADSHDLIRVSGARENNLKNISVEIPKRRLTVFTGVSGSGKSSLVFHTIAAESQRMINETYSAFVQGFMPAMARPEVDVLEGLTSAILVDQERIGANPRSTVGTVSDINAKLRTLFARLAEPDLGSTNAYSFNVATVSGKGAVTIDKGEAKQVERREFSVNGGMCPHCEGMGTATDIAIAEVVDESKSLNEGAITIPGYKPGGWSVRMFSESGFFEPDKPVADYSEKERHHLLHAEGEKIRINGTNFTFDGLLPRIRRSFLSKDRDAMQKHIREFVDRAVAYTVCPECRGTRLNAAARSSLVAGKSIAEVCAMQISDIRDWLDRIKAPAASVLLANLTADVRAFTAIGLGYLSLDRSAGSLSGGEAQRIKLVRHLGSSLTDVTYVFDEPTIGLHPHDIEAMNDLLLALRDKGNTVLVVEHKPETIRIADHVVDLGPGAGSSGGEVTFTGTVDELRESDTVTGRHLGYTAAIKESVREPDGAFEIRAASSHNLADVDVDVPLGVLTVVTGVAGSGKSSLVEGSLRGNEGVVMIDQAPIRGSRRSNPATYTGMLEPIRKAFAKANGVKPALFSANSEGACQVCGGAGIIYSDMALMGGVSAPCDECDGKGFQAEVLEYLLGGLNIREVLDLPVTAAIEHFESGESRIPAVVKILTILAEVGLGYVSLGQPLTTLSGGERQRLKLAVHLSAKTADAAQVIILDEPTTGLHLADVDNLLRLLDRLVDGGRSVIVIEHHQAVMAHADHIIDLGPGAGHDGGRIVFTGSPAELVASAGEESAGLTARHLAAYVGE; encoded by the coding sequence GTGCACACAGCCGACAGCCACGACCTCATCCGCGTCAGTGGAGCGCGGGAGAACAACCTCAAGAACATCTCCGTCGAGATCCCCAAACGTCGGCTCACCGTGTTCACCGGCGTATCCGGTTCGGGCAAGAGTTCGCTCGTCTTCCACACGATCGCTGCGGAATCCCAGCGGATGATCAACGAGACGTATTCGGCCTTCGTCCAAGGCTTCATGCCCGCCATGGCCCGCCCCGAGGTCGATGTCCTCGAAGGGCTGACGTCGGCCATCCTCGTCGACCAAGAGCGCATCGGAGCCAATCCGCGCTCGACCGTCGGCACTGTCAGCGACATCAACGCGAAGCTGCGCACCCTCTTCGCCCGCCTGGCCGAACCCGATCTGGGATCGACGAACGCGTATTCGTTCAATGTCGCCACCGTCAGCGGCAAGGGTGCCGTGACGATCGACAAGGGTGAAGCCAAGCAGGTCGAACGTCGGGAGTTCTCCGTCAACGGAGGCATGTGCCCGCACTGCGAAGGCATGGGCACGGCCACCGACATCGCCATCGCCGAGGTGGTCGACGAATCGAAATCGCTCAATGAGGGAGCCATCACGATCCCCGGGTACAAACCCGGCGGATGGTCGGTGCGCATGTTCTCCGAATCCGGGTTCTTCGAACCCGACAAACCGGTCGCGGACTATTCGGAGAAGGAACGGCACCATCTTCTGCACGCCGAGGGCGAGAAGATTCGGATCAACGGCACGAACTTCACCTTCGACGGGCTCCTCCCGCGCATCCGCCGTTCCTTCCTGTCCAAGGACCGGGACGCGATGCAGAAGCACATCCGTGAATTCGTCGACCGCGCCGTCGCCTACACGGTCTGCCCCGAGTGCCGGGGCACCCGTCTCAACGCCGCCGCACGATCATCGCTGGTAGCAGGGAAGTCCATCGCCGAGGTATGCGCCATGCAGATCTCGGATATCCGTGACTGGCTGGATCGGATCAAGGCCCCGGCCGCCTCGGTGCTGCTGGCAAATCTGACCGCCGATGTGCGGGCGTTCACGGCCATCGGTCTGGGGTATCTCTCGCTGGACCGTTCGGCCGGTTCGCTGTCCGGGGGAGAGGCGCAGCGGATCAAGCTCGTGCGCCATCTCGGGTCCTCCCTGACCGATGTGACCTATGTCTTCGACGAACCGACGATCGGACTGCACCCCCACGACATCGAAGCGATGAACGATCTGCTCCTGGCCCTGCGCGACAAGGGAAATACGGTTCTCGTCGTCGAGCACAAGCCTGAGACGATCCGGATAGCCGACCATGTCGTCGACCTCGGTCCCGGAGCGGGCAGCAGCGGGGGAGAGGTGACCTTCACCGGCACCGTCGACGAGCTGCGCGAGTCGGACACGGTCACCGGACGCCACCTCGGATACACCGCAGCGATCAAGGAATCCGTGCGCGAACCCGACGGAGCGTTCGAGATCAGGGCAGCCTCGTCGCACAATCTCGCTGACGTCGATGTCGATGTGCCCCTCGGTGTGCTCACCGTCGTCACCGGCGTGGCGGGATCGGGCAAGAGCAGCCTCGTCGAAGGTTCGCTGCGCGGGAACGAGGGCGTGGTGATGATCGACCAGGCTCCGATCAGGGGATCGCGACGCAGTAACCCGGCGACGTACACAGGCATGCTCGAACCCATCCGCAAAGCCTTCGCGAAGGCCAACGGGGTCAAACCGGCCCTCTTCAGCGCGAACTCGGAGGGTGCCTGCCAGGTGTGCGGAGGGGCCGGGATCATCTATTCGGACATGGCGCTCATGGGCGGGGTCTCTGCACCCTGCGATGAATGCGACGGCAAGGGATTCCAGGCCGAGGTGCTTGAGTACCTGCTCGGCGGTCTGAACATCCGTGAGGTCCTCGACCTGCCGGTGACCGCGGCCATCGAGCACTTCGAATCGGGAGAATCCCGGATTCCCGCTGTCGTGAAGATCCTCACCATCCTCGCCGAGGTGGGGCTGGGCTATGTCAGTCTCGGTCAGCCGTTGACGACGCTGTCCGGGGGAGAGCGACAGAGGCTCAAACTCGCCGTTCATCTCTCGGCTAAGACCGCCGATGCTGCGCAGGTGATCATCCTCGACGAACCGACGACGGGTCTGCACCTGGCCGATGTCGACAATCTGCTGCGGCTGCTCGATCGGCTCGTCGACGGCGGTCGCAGCGTCATCGTCATCGAACACCACCAGGCGGTCATGGCTCACGCGGACCACATCATCGACCTCGGTCCCGGAGCGGGACACGACGGCGGACGCATCGTCTTCACCGGCAGCCCGGCAGAGCTCGTGGCGAGTGCCGGTGAGGAATCAGCGGGTCTGACGGCACGGCATCTGGCCGCCTACGTAGGGGAGTGA
- a CDS encoding APC family permease, giving the protein MDSTPQSASTTAGGLSSKGLSVGKIGAIGGAVIGISCIAPAYTLTSGLGPTISEVGVHTPAILLIGFVPMLLVVFGYRELNTSMPDSGTTFTWATRAFGPWLGWMGGWGLVAATVLVLSNLAAVAVDFLFLLLSQIVGDPQIAELTRVLWINIPVTVLLTAAAAWISYRGVEATEKLQVWLVGFQVLALGWFVIAALVQVAGGTAFDPTPVSLDWFNPLTAGDFSTVAAAVSLSIFLFWGWDTVITMNEEAKDPEKTPGRAAMLTILAIVIIYLACTVAVISFAGVGTEGLGAGNPDNQESIFAALATPVMGPFAVLVSIAVLSSSLSSLQATMVSPSRTILAMGHYGALPEKYGRISRRYKSPSVATITSAAAAIIFYVVMRLLSENALWDTITALGLMVCFYYGITGLACIWYFRRSLFDSARTVCFRFLFPLIGGVTLLVIFVTTAIDSLDPAYGSGSSVFGIGLVFVLGIGVLLLGVVIMIVQSFRHPAFFRGETLRQGVHGE; this is encoded by the coding sequence ATGGACAGCACGCCGCAGTCAGCGTCGACGACAGCCGGGGGACTGAGCTCGAAGGGCCTCTCCGTCGGCAAGATCGGGGCGATCGGGGGAGCCGTCATCGGCATCTCCTGCATCGCACCGGCCTATACGCTCACCTCGGGGCTGGGACCGACGATCTCCGAGGTGGGAGTGCACACCCCGGCGATCCTGCTCATCGGCTTCGTGCCGATGCTCCTCGTCGTCTTCGGCTACCGGGAGCTGAATACGTCGATGCCCGACTCGGGCACGACGTTCACGTGGGCCACCCGCGCCTTCGGACCGTGGCTGGGTTGGATGGGCGGCTGGGGGCTCGTCGCCGCGACCGTACTCGTGCTCTCGAACCTCGCGGCCGTGGCCGTCGACTTCCTCTTCCTGCTGCTCTCGCAGATCGTCGGGGACCCGCAGATCGCCGAACTCACCCGCGTCCTGTGGATCAACATCCCGGTCACCGTGCTGCTCACGGCGGCGGCAGCGTGGATCTCCTATCGAGGCGTCGAGGCGACCGAGAAGCTGCAGGTGTGGCTCGTGGGGTTCCAGGTCCTCGCCCTGGGTTGGTTCGTCATCGCCGCGCTCGTCCAGGTCGCCGGCGGCACCGCCTTCGACCCGACTCCGGTCTCTCTCGACTGGTTCAACCCACTGACCGCCGGCGACTTCTCCACCGTCGCGGCCGCCGTGTCCCTGTCGATCTTCCTGTTCTGGGGATGGGACACGGTGATCACCATGAACGAGGAGGCCAAGGACCCGGAGAAGACTCCCGGCCGGGCCGCGATGCTCACGATCCTCGCGATCGTCATCATCTACCTCGCGTGCACCGTCGCCGTCATCTCGTTCGCCGGAGTCGGCACCGAAGGTCTCGGGGCCGGCAATCCGGACAACCAGGAGTCGATCTTCGCCGCTCTGGCTACCCCTGTGATGGGACCCTTCGCGGTGCTCGTCTCGATCGCCGTGCTCTCATCCTCCCTGTCCTCACTGCAGGCGACGATGGTCTCACCCTCGCGCACGATCCTCGCAATGGGCCACTACGGCGCCCTGCCGGAGAAGTACGGACGGATCTCCCGCCGGTACAAATCGCCCTCGGTGGCCACCATCACCTCGGCGGCGGCCGCGATCATCTTCTACGTCGTCATGCGGCTGCTGTCGGAGAACGCCCTGTGGGACACGATCACGGCGCTGGGCCTCATGGTCTGCTTCTACTACGGCATCACCGGCCTGGCCTGCATCTGGTACTTCCGACGGTCCCTGTTCGACTCGGCCCGTACCGTATGCTTCCGGTTCCTGTTCCCGCTCATCGGGGGAGTGACCCTGCTCGTCATCTTCGTCACCACTGCGATCGACTCCCTCGACCCCGCCTACGGTTCGGGGTCGTCGGTGTTCGGCATCGGGCTCGTCTTCGTCCTCGGAATCGGGGTGCTCCTCCTCGGTGTGGTCATCATGATCGTCCAATCATTCCGCCACCCGGCGTTCTTCCGCGGTGAGACCCTGCGACAGGGCGTCCACGGCGAATGA